Proteins encoded together in one Musa acuminata AAA Group cultivar baxijiao chromosome BXJ3-6, Cavendish_Baxijiao_AAA, whole genome shotgun sequence window:
- the LOC103989626 gene encoding ABC transporter C family member 10-like isoform X3, producing MDAIRSARMAFCGGNICSDLAGANCGLGGILYSNTCVNHFFVMLINVLLVFSFFLNFAHKVSCGVGTMERSFWSLSPLRISSLIFSGLLGLAYIGLGLWKLEEKLRKGEGFFPLHWWLLVFSQGFTWVAMCLAVSIRAKHLGNTFVRLWSGLASAFAGFLCISSVLSILVENSTSTRIALNLLSLPGTTLLLFCTCNGSKAKEDQESSEESIYAPLNSKYSAKSSHPVELITPFAHAGFLSRVSFWWLNPLMKQGYKKPLEEKDVPQLGELDSAESLCSLFLERLNNQKQNNQASSSSYLWIIVSCHKKEIFSSGFFALLKVLTMSAGPVLLNAFIKVSAGLGNFQYEGYLLASGMFMVKFLESLSQRQWQFRTRMLGLKVRSLLSAAIFQKQLRLSSSAKLIHSSGEIMNYVTVDAYRVGEFPVWFHQMWTIVIQLGIALVILYHAVGFATVSSMIVIMLTVLCNIPVSKLQHKFQTRLMEAQDERLKSMSEALVNMKVLKLYAWDTHFKEVIEGLRAKECKWLSAFQLQRAYNTFLFWSSPVAVSAATFLSCYLFEIPLYPSNVFTFVATLRLIQDPVRSIPDVIGAVIQAEVAYGRIGKFLDATELQNGDLRRKCNVNLEKSIMIKSASFSWDRNPSKPTLENINLELKPGEKAAICGEVGSGKSTLLEAILGEIPNTEGMIQVCGKIAYVSQNAWIQTGSVQDNILFGSVMDRQRYQETIEKCSLVKDFEMLPLGDLTEIGERGVNLSGGQKQRIQLARALYQDADIYLLDDPFSAVDAQTATDLFNEYVMGALLAKTVLLVTHKVDFLQAFDPILLMSDGKILHAAPYHELLACSEVFQKLTNAHKGIVSPESLEKVVSQKEAETVRRELSGSIKQQSMAKLTGEDQLIKKEEREKGDTGLKPYLQYLNQNKGFLYFLLAVLSHLIFMAGQISQNSWMAANVQNPQVSTLRLIMVYLAIGCSTALFLLSRSVFIVILGLQSSKSLFIQLLNSLLHAPMSFFDSTPLGRILTRVSADTSIVDIDVPFSLIFSISASINIYCNLGVLIAVTWQVLFVSIPMIYLTIRLQGYYLASAKELMRINGTTKSLVANHLAESISGAIIIRAYEEEDRFFTMFLKLVDRNASPFFHNFSASEWLIQRLETMGAVVLSTSALLMALLPAGTFSSGFVGMALSYGFSLNMSLVFASQNQCILANNIVSVERLNQYMHITREASEIVEGNRPPPNWPVLGRVVLQDLKVSTRYSPYT from the exons ATGGATGCCATAAGAA GCGCTCGGATGGCTTTCTGTGGGGGAAATATCTGTTCAGATCTTGCTGGAGCCAATTGTGGTCTTGGTGGAATTCTCTACTCAAACACTTGTGTCAACCACTTCTTTGTCATGTTAATCAATGTGCTTCTTGTCTTCTCTTTCTTCCTAAATTTCGCTCACAAAGTTTCATGTGGAGTTGGTACAATGGAGAGATCCTTTTGGAGCTTGTCCCCATTGCGAATTTCTTCTCTGATCTTTAGTGGCTTATTGGGTTTGGCCTATATTGGCCTTGGATTATGGAAGTTGGAAGAGAAATTAAGGAAGGGTGAGGGCTTCTTCCCTTTGCATTGGTGGCTACTGGTATTTTCTCAGGGTTTTACCTGGGTGGCAATGTGCTTGGCAGTGAGCATAAGAGCCAAGCATCTAGGAAACACCTTTGTTAGGCTGTGGTCAGGATTAGCTAGTGCTTTTGCTGGGTTTCTTTGTATCTCTTCTGTCTTGAGCATCCTTGTAGAGAATTCCACTTCGACAAGAATTGCTCTCAATCTTTTGTCATTGCCAGGCACTACACTTTTGTTGTTTTGCACCTGTAACGGATCCAAAGCTAAGGAGGACCAAGAAAGTTCCGAGGAGTCTATTTATGCACCACTGAATAGCAAATATAGTGCAAAATCAAGCCACCCAGTGGAATTGATCACTCCTTTTGCACATGCTGGCTTCCTCAGTAGAGTGTCATTTTGGTGGTTAAACCCTTTGATGAAGCAGGGCTATAAAAAGCCGCTGGAGGAGAAAGATGTACCGCAACTAGGTGAACTAGATTCAGCAGAAAGCCTCTGCTCTTTGTTTCTCGAGAGACTGAATAACCAAAAACAGAATAACCAAGCCTCCTCTTCGTCCTACTTATGGATAATTGTTTCTTGCCataagaaagaaattttttcTTCTGGTTTCTTTGCGTTGCTCAAGGTTCTAACCATGTCAGCTGGTCCAGTGCTTCTTAATGCCTTTATCAAAGTCTCAGCAGGTTTGGGAAATTTTCAGTATGAAGGTTACTTATTGGCATCAGGAATGTTCATGGTGAAATTCTTGGAATCTTTATCTCAAAGGCAATGGCAGTTCCGCACCAGAATGTTGGGACTAAAAGTGAGATCTCTGTTATCAGCAGCTATTTTCCAAAAGCAATTGAGGCTGTCAAGCTCTGCTAAGCTGATTCATTCTTCTGGAGAGATAATGAATTATGTTACAGTTGATGCCTATAGAGTAGGGGAATTCCCAGTCTGGTTTCATCAAATGTGGACGATAGTTATTCAACTCGGCATTGCTTTAGTAATTCTTTACCATGCTGTGGGTTTTGCTACGGTTTCTTCCATGATTGTGATCATGCTTACTGTTCTTTGTAACATTCCAGTGTCCAAGCTACAGCACAAGTTTCAAACGAGGCTTATGGAAGCTCAGGATGAAAGACTGAAATCTATGTCAGAGGCACTGGTAAATATGAAAGTATTAAAGCTTTACGCTTGGGATACACATTTCAAGGAGGTCATCGAAGGGTTAAGGGCCAAAGAGTGCAAATGGCTGTCAGCATTTCAGCTACAAAGAGCATACAATACCTTCCTCTTTTGGTCATCACCTGTAGCAGTCTCTGCTGCTACATTCTTGTCTTGCTATCTTTTTGAGATACCTCTGTATCCAAGTAATGTCTTCACATTTGTAGCAACATTGCGACTCATTCAAGATCCAGTCAGatcaattcctgatgttataggtGCAGTTATTCAAGCAGAGGTTGCATATGGCCGCATAGGAAAGTTTCTTGATGCGACTGAGTTGCAGAATGGGGATCTCAGAAGAAAATGCAATgttaatctcgaaaaatcaataatGATTAAGTCTGCTAGCTTTTCTTGGGATAGAAATCCATCTAAACCCACATTGGAGAACATCAACTTAGAGCTCAAACCTGGAGAAAAGGCAGCAATCTGTGGTGAGGTTGGATCTGGAAAGTCAACTCTTTTGGAAGCTATTCTTGGAGAGATTCCAAATACCGAAGGGATG ATTCAAGTCTGTGGCAAGATTGCCTATGTTTCTCAGAATGCATGGATCCAGACGGGAAGTGTGCAAGATAATATTCTCTTTGGCTCTGTGATGGATAGGCAACGATACCAGGAAACTATAGAGAAATGTTCCCTGGTCAAGGATTTTGAGATGCTGCCTCTTGGAGATCTTACTGAAATTGGAGAAAGAGGAGTAAATCTTAGTGGTGGTCAGAAGCAGCGCATTCAACTTGCACGTGCATTGTATCAGGATGCTGATATATATCTCTTAGATGATCCTTTCAGTGCTGTTGATGCCCAAACCGCTACCGATTTATTCAAT GAATATGTCATGGGAGCTTTGTTAGCAAAGACAGTTCTACTTGTAACTCATAAAGTGGATTTTCTTCAAGCATTTGATCCTATACTG CTGATGTCAGATGGAAAAATTCTTCATGCTGCTCCTTATCATGAACTATTGGCTTGCAGCGAAGTATTTCAGAAACTTACCAATGCACATAAGGGCATTGTTAGTCCTGAAAGTCTTGAAAAGGTTGTTTCTCAGAAAGAAGCTGAAACTGTCAGAAGAGAGCTCAGTGGTAGTATTAAACAGCAAAGCATGGCAAAATTGACAGGAGAAGATCAATTGATTAAGAAAGAGGAAAGAGAGAAGGGTGATACTGGTCTAAAGCCTTATTTGCAGTACTTGAATCAGAACAAGGGATTCTTGTACTTCTTGCTGGCAGTTCTTTCTCATCTGATCTTTATGGCTGGGCAGATCTCTCAGAACTCATGGATGGCTGCCAATGTTCAAAATCCTCAAGTGAGCACATTGCGATTGATTATGGTTTACTTGGCAATTGGGTGTAGCACTGCACTGTTCTTATTATCTAGATCCGTGTTTATTGTTATCTTGGGTCTGCAGTCATCAAAATCCCTATTTATTCAACTGCTTAACTCGCTATTGCATGCTCCGATGTCATTTTTCGACTCCACTCCTCTAGGAAGGATATTAACTAGG GTCTCTGCCGATACGAGCATAGTCGACATTGATGTTCCTTTTAGTTTAATTTTTAGTATCAGTGCTAGTATCAACATTTACTGCAACCTTGGGGTGCTGATTGCTGTCACTTGGCAAGTGCTATTTGTCTCTATACCAATGATTTATTTGACCATTCGTTTGCAG GGATACTACTTGGCATCTGCAAAGGAGTTGATGCGGATCAATGGAACCACCAAGTCTCTTGTTGCAAACCACCTAGCTGAATCTATATCAGGGGCAATAATTATAAGAGCTTATGAGGAAGAAGACCGTTTCTTTACTATGTTTTTGAAGCTTGTTGACAGAAACGCTAGCCCATTTTTCCATAATTTTTCAGCTAGTGAGTGGTTGATCCAGCGTTTGGAGACCATGGGCGCTGTTGTTCTTTCAACTTCAGCTCTTTTAATGGCTTTGCTTCCTGCAGGAACTTTTAGCTCAG GATTTGTTGGCATGGCACTATCTTATGGGTTTTCATTAAATATGTCCCTTGTTTTTGCTAGTCAAAATCAGTGCATACTTGCAAATAATATCGTCTCTGTAGAAAGGCTGAATCAGTATATGCACATCACCAGGGAAGCCTCTGAAATTGTTGAAGGCAACCGGCCTCCACCAAATTGGCCTGTTCTTGGTAGAGTTGTGCTTCAGGATCTGAAG GTATCGACCAGATACTCCCCTTATACTTAA